TCTACCGGGCCGTGGTGGAGCAGCTGACCGCCGAGGCCATCGGCCAGGTGCGCGCCGCCTCCCCCGGCGACGGCCCCTTCGGGGAACAGGTCCGCACCCTGGTGCATGCGCTCTGGGACGCCACCACCGGCGAGGAGGGGCGCTGCGTGCTGCTCAGCGAGTTCGGGGTGCTGGCGATGCGCGACCCGGACGTGCAGGAGATCATGCTCGGGCTCCAGCGCGAGATCGAGGGCACCGCCGCCGAGATGCTCACCGCCCTCGCGGCCACCCACGGACTGGCCCTGGCCCTGCCCGCCCGCGAGATCGCCGTCCACTTCCTCAGCGGCTTCGACGGACTGACGGTCCGCCACCTCTCCCTACGCGGCACCGGCGACCGGCCCGAGGCGGACACCCTGCGGGCGCTGGACCTGCTGGTCGCGACGACGGTCGGGCTCTGTCTGGGCGCCCCGGCCACCCGCCCCGAGGCGGGCTGGCACGGGGAGCCGGCCCGGGCCTGAGCCCTGCCGGGCCCGAGTCCCAACCCCGTCCGGTCAGGACCCCACGATCCGGACCGGCAGCTCCGCCAGCACCTCGCGCAGCGCGCCCGCGAAGCGCTCGTACTCGGCGCCGCGGGCCGAGCCCGGGCGGACGGCCAGTCCGATCCGACGGCCGGGCGCCGGATCGGCGAAGCGGACGGCGGCCAGCCGGTCGGCGCGCCCGGCCTCGACGTCCAGCGCGGTGGCGGGCAGCAGGGTCACCCCCAGCCCGCCGGCGACCAGCTGGACCAGGGTGGACAGTCCGGCCGCCCGGGTGGTCGAGCCCGCCGGGTCGGTGCCGACCTCGCGGCAGATGTCCAGCGCCTGGTCGCGCAGGCAGTGGCCCTCCTCCAGCAGCAGCACGTCCAGGTCGAGCAGCACGTCGCGCGGCACGTCGATCCGCCCGGCGAGCGGATGGTCGGGCGGCGTGACCAGCACGAAGTCCTCGTCGAACAGCGGGATGTCCACGGTCGGCGCGGACCCGCCGGCCGGCAGCGCCAGCAGCAGGACGTCCAGGCGCCCGGCGGCCAGCCCCTCCAGCAGCGAGGGGGTGCGCTC
The genomic region above belongs to Streptomyces sp. 1331.2 and contains:
- a CDS encoding TetR/AcrR family transcriptional regulator gives rise to the protein MAHVPASERRPQLVQAALDLMAREGVAAGSTRAIAAELGVAQATVHYTFGTKKDLYRAVVEQLTAEAIGQVRAASPGDGPFGEQVRTLVHALWDATTGEEGRCVLLSEFGVLAMRDPDVQEIMLGLQREIEGTAAEMLTALAATHGLALALPAREIAVHFLSGFDGLTVRHLSLRGTGDRPEADTLRALDLLVATTVGLCLGAPATRPEAGWHGEPARA
- a CDS encoding LysR substrate-binding domain-containing protein; the protein is MASATPGSTTSSTPSATRSPRTPTVAQLRAFVAVAEHRHFREAAAASGTSQPALSGAVAALEDSLGAQLVERTTRKVIVTPLGERVHQHARRVLASLQALTEEVEAARRPFTGPLHLGVIPTVAPYLLPTVLRLVRDRFPELELHVHEERTPSLLEGLAAGRLDVLLLALPAGGSAPTVDIPLFDEDFVLVTPPDHPLAGRIDVPRDVLLDLDVLLLEEGHCLRDQALDICREVGTDPAGSTTRAAGLSTLVQLVAGGLGVTLLPATALDVEAGRADRLAAVRFADPAPGRRIGLAVRPGSARGAEYERFAGALREVLAELPVRIVGS